In Streptomyces canus, one DNA window encodes the following:
- a CDS encoding FadR/GntR family transcriptional regulator, producing the protein MAEAARTAETATVPVPARSRVGRQVRVPKTAELVAAHLRRQIVRGELKPGDALPPESGLMEQFGISRPTLREAFRVLESESLITVRRGAHGGARVSAPDSDVAARFAGLILEYRGATLGDIYRAAALIEPPCARQLATKHTADDIKRLRDAVAAEKAVLEDPLALVDAQDAFHALLVELTGNQTLILLCGMLRNIIDRANASYTAGAADAEAQKTQALKGHRAHVRMVGLIESGKADEAEKLWQRHISSADDVVNAAGPKTVLELLD; encoded by the coding sequence GTGGCCGAGGCAGCCCGCACCGCAGAAACGGCGACCGTGCCGGTCCCCGCCCGCAGTCGCGTCGGACGTCAGGTGCGGGTGCCGAAGACCGCCGAGCTGGTCGCCGCACACCTGCGTCGCCAGATCGTACGGGGCGAGCTGAAGCCCGGCGACGCGCTGCCCCCGGAGTCGGGCCTGATGGAGCAGTTCGGCATCTCACGGCCCACACTGCGCGAGGCGTTCCGGGTGCTGGAGTCGGAGTCCCTGATCACGGTGCGCCGCGGCGCCCACGGCGGTGCCCGGGTGAGCGCTCCCGACTCGGATGTCGCCGCCCGCTTCGCCGGCCTGATCCTCGAGTACCGCGGCGCCACCCTGGGCGACATCTATCGTGCCGCCGCCCTCATCGAGCCGCCCTGCGCCCGCCAGCTCGCCACCAAGCACACGGCGGACGACATCAAGCGACTGCGCGACGCGGTGGCGGCCGAGAAGGCCGTTCTCGAGGACCCGCTCGCCCTGGTCGACGCACAGGACGCCTTCCACGCCCTGCTGGTCGAACTCACCGGCAACCAGACCCTGATCCTGCTGTGCGGCATGCTGCGCAACATCATCGACCGGGCCAACGCCTCGTACACGGCGGGCGCGGCCGATGCCGAGGCACAGAAGACGCAGGCCCTCAAGGGACACCGGGCGCATGTGCGGATGGTCGGCCTGATCGAGTCCGGCAAGGCGGACGAGGCCGAGAAGCTGTGGCAGCGGCACATCTCCAGCGCGGACGACGTCGTGAACGCCGCAGGACCCAAGACGGTGCTCGAACTCCTCGACTGA
- a CDS encoding phytoene/squalene synthase family protein → MTRRELDAAGITDPALRAAYTYCRRLNARHGRTYFLATRLLPVERRSAVHALYGFARWADDIVDDLDGSRTPEDRDRLLRRLESDLAHGLRTGGGDEPVVRAVADTADRYGIEAVLFADFLASMRSDLHVTDYPTYADLRAYMHGSAAVIGLQMLPVLGTVVPRAEAAPHAADLGVAFQLTNFLRDVGEDLDRGRVYLPTDLLAAHGVDRPLLEWSRRTGRGDPRIRAALIAAEAMTREVYRAAEPGIAMLDPRTRPCIRTAFTLYGGILDAIADQDYTVLHRRAVVSRGRRAATAAAGVVRIAGARWRARTARGVPRASGEAIPTKGPAR, encoded by the coding sequence ATGACCCGTCGTGAACTGGACGCCGCCGGCATCACCGACCCCGCCCTGCGCGCCGCGTACACGTACTGCCGGCGGCTCAACGCCCGCCACGGCCGGACCTACTTCCTGGCCACCCGGCTGCTCCCGGTGGAGCGCCGCTCCGCGGTGCACGCGTTGTACGGCTTCGCCCGCTGGGCGGACGACATCGTGGACGACCTCGACGGGAGCCGCACGCCTGAGGACCGCGACCGGCTGCTGCGCCGTCTGGAGAGCGATCTCGCGCACGGGCTGCGTACCGGCGGCGGAGACGAGCCGGTGGTCCGGGCCGTGGCCGACACCGCCGACCGGTACGGCATCGAGGCCGTGCTGTTCGCGGACTTCCTGGCCTCGATGCGCAGCGACCTGCACGTCACGGACTATCCGACCTACGCCGACCTACGGGCCTACATGCACGGCTCGGCCGCGGTGATCGGACTGCAGATGCTGCCCGTCCTCGGCACGGTCGTACCCCGCGCGGAGGCGGCACCCCACGCGGCTGACCTCGGCGTGGCGTTCCAGCTCACGAACTTCCTTCGGGACGTGGGCGAGGACCTGGACCGCGGCCGCGTCTACCTGCCGACGGACCTGCTCGCCGCCCACGGCGTGGACCGGCCACTGCTGGAGTGGAGCCGCCGCACCGGACGCGGCGACCCGCGGATCCGCGCGGCGCTGATCGCCGCCGAGGCCATGACGCGAGAGGTGTACCGGGCGGCGGAACCCGGCATCGCCATGCTCGACCCACGGACACGCCCCTGCATCCGCACCGCGTTCACCCTGTACGGCGGCATTCTCGACGCGATCGCGGATCAGGACTACACGGTGCTGCACCGCCGTGCGGTGGTGTCCCGCGGGCGCCGAGCGGCCACGGCCGCCGCCGGAGTCGTACGCATCGCGGGCGCGCGGTGGCGTGCCCGCACCGCGCGTGGGGTGCCCCGGGCGAGTGGCGAGGCAATCCCGACGAAAGGACCGGCGCGATGA
- a CDS encoding polyprenyl synthetase family protein: MRGLRPTVAEPAGSVGSVGSVDRPCTAQEAVRAVEAELGRVLDERMCRARETDPVFARDVADRVSALVRRGGKMLRTAFAWCGWRAVGGSGDVTAVLRTGAALELLQACALIHDDVMDGSPLRRGAPAVHVDLARMHRAGRMTGPPEAFATSAAVLAGDLALAWADDLLTETALGSPYGPELHREWQAMRGEMVAGQYRDIHAQATGTSGLDEAVSIATLKSALYTVERPLALGAALTGADASALDALRSAGRCAGLAFQLRDDLLGAFGDPAVTGKPADDDLRTRKLTYLLAVGVRLADASGDEESADALAPGTHLPSDEAVARMRAALERTGARAVVESKITQLGATSLRHFDRTGAEPFVRQEFATLVEQAAGVALERAGEAA, translated from the coding sequence ATGCGGGGACTGCGGCCCACGGTGGCCGAACCGGCTGGATCGGTCGGATCGGTCGGGTCGGTCGACCGGCCGTGCACGGCCCAGGAAGCCGTCCGTGCCGTCGAGGCGGAGCTCGGGCGTGTTCTTGACGAACGTATGTGCCGGGCCCGGGAGACCGATCCGGTGTTCGCCCGCGATGTCGCCGACCGTGTCTCCGCGCTCGTCCGGCGCGGCGGGAAGATGCTGCGCACGGCGTTCGCGTGGTGCGGATGGCGGGCCGTCGGCGGATCGGGCGACGTCACCGCGGTCCTGCGTACGGGCGCGGCCCTCGAACTCCTCCAGGCGTGCGCCCTCATCCACGACGACGTGATGGACGGATCGCCTCTGCGCCGCGGCGCACCGGCGGTGCACGTGGACCTCGCCCGCATGCACCGGGCCGGACGGATGACCGGGCCGCCCGAAGCGTTCGCGACGTCCGCCGCGGTGCTCGCCGGCGACCTGGCCCTGGCCTGGGCGGACGACCTCCTGACCGAGACGGCCCTCGGCTCGCCGTACGGCCCCGAGCTGCACCGCGAGTGGCAGGCCATGCGCGGCGAGATGGTCGCCGGGCAGTACCGGGACATCCACGCCCAGGCCACCGGAACCTCCGGACTCGACGAGGCGGTGAGCATCGCCACGCTCAAGAGCGCCCTGTACACGGTCGAGCGGCCCCTGGCTCTCGGCGCGGCACTGACCGGAGCCGACGCGTCCGCCCTGGACGCGCTGCGCTCCGCCGGACGGTGCGCCGGTCTGGCCTTCCAGCTCCGCGACGACCTCCTCGGCGCCTTCGGAGACCCGGCCGTGACGGGCAAACCGGCCGACGACGATCTGCGGACACGCAAGCTCACCTACCTGCTCGCTGTCGGTGTCAGGCTCGCCGACGCCTCCGGTGACGAGGAATCCGCCGACGCGCTCGCCCCGGGCACGCATCTCCCGTCGGACGAGGCCGTGGCGCGGATGCGGGCGGCGCTGGAGCGGACCGGGGCACGCGCCGTCGTGGAGTCGAAGATCACGCAGCTGGGCGCGACAAGTCTGCGGCACTTCGACCGGACCGGCGCGGAACCCTTCGTACGGCAGGAGTTCGCCACCCTCGTCGAACAGGCGGCGGGCGTCGCACTGGAGCGCGCCGGGGAGGCCGCGTGA
- a CDS encoding DUF2889 domain-containing protein, whose protein sequence is MTRSGRPLHRRTITVTAYAEGGDEISVEAELSDVRPWAEPSADVVHRMALAVRVRLADMVIVHADADMRTFPHAECPLITPVFDGLVGLSVAAGYNRAIQERFRGVSGCSHLHELARVLGPAVVQAAISANAGLRYAGEQSQGPRSTAGVLNSCHIWAPDGVGLRKLDAGWVPGTGPRPVPPLRTFEGRGPGTSGTT, encoded by the coding sequence GTGACGCGCTCCGGACGTCCGCTGCACCGCCGTACGATCACCGTCACCGCGTACGCGGAAGGCGGCGACGAGATCTCGGTCGAGGCGGAACTGAGCGACGTGCGCCCCTGGGCGGAGCCGTCGGCCGACGTCGTCCACCGGATGGCGCTCGCCGTGCGCGTCCGTCTGGCCGACATGGTCATCGTGCACGCCGACGCGGACATGCGGACCTTCCCGCACGCCGAGTGCCCCTTGATCACCCCGGTGTTCGACGGGCTGGTCGGGCTCAGCGTGGCCGCCGGCTACAACCGGGCCATCCAGGAGCGGTTCCGCGGGGTGTCCGGCTGCTCGCACCTGCATGAGCTGGCCCGTGTCCTGGGCCCCGCGGTGGTGCAGGCGGCCATCTCGGCGAACGCGGGCCTGCGGTACGCCGGTGAGCAGTCGCAGGGCCCGCGCTCCACGGCCGGTGTGCTGAACAGCTGCCACATCTGGGCGCCGGACGGCGTGGGCCTGCGCAAGCTCGACGCGGGCTGGGTCCCGGGGACCGGCCCGCGTCCGGTGCCGCCGCTCAGGACCTTCGAGGGGCGTG
- a CDS encoding methyltransferase has translation MTLLRDDDLARAFDHASHTYDRLTALNPGYRTDLLRSARRLGLPRSGAGLHILDLGCGTGASTRALLRAAPRARITAVDASAGMLRRAQAKPWPDHVRFLHLTAEEAAAAGEEPYDAVFAAYLFRNVTDPDGVLGTVRSLLRPGGRLAVHEYSLSGSPAHRAVWTAVCRGVIIPAGTLSGDRALYRHLWRSVLDFDTVPDFTARLTGAGFTGVRAAPVAGWQTGIVHTFLARNGSPAAAGDAR, from the coding sequence ATGACACTGCTGCGCGACGACGACCTGGCACGCGCCTTCGACCACGCGTCGCACACCTACGACCGCCTCACGGCCCTCAACCCCGGCTACCGCACCGACCTCCTGCGCTCGGCCCGAAGGCTCGGGCTGCCCCGGTCAGGGGCCGGCCTGCACATCCTCGACCTCGGCTGCGGCACGGGCGCCTCCACCCGGGCCCTGCTGCGGGCCGCGCCCCGCGCCCGGATCACGGCCGTCGACGCGTCGGCCGGGATGCTGCGGCGCGCTCAGGCCAAACCGTGGCCGGACCACGTACGCTTTCTGCACCTGACCGCCGAGGAGGCGGCGGCGGCCGGTGAGGAACCGTACGACGCGGTGTTCGCCGCCTACCTGTTCCGCAACGTCACCGACCCGGACGGCGTCCTCGGAACCGTCCGGTCACTGCTCCGGCCGGGCGGGCGGCTCGCCGTCCACGAGTACAGTCTCAGCGGTTCGCCCGCGCACCGCGCCGTGTGGACGGCCGTGTGCCGGGGAGTGATCATCCCGGCGGGCACCCTCAGCGGTGACCGTGCCCTCTACCGTCACCTGTGGCGAAGCGTCCTCGACTTCGACACGGTCCCCGACTTCACCGCGCGGCTGACCGGCGCCGGATTCACGGGCGTGCGCGCGGCGCCCGTCGCCGGATGGCAGACCGGCATCGTGCACACCTTCCTGGCCCGAAACGGCTCCCCCGCGGCTGCGGGGGACGCACGGTGA
- a CDS encoding FAD-dependent oxidoreductase, which translates to MMPAPGRDRFDPADAPGVAVVGGGIAGLAAATLLAERGARVTLYEREESLGGRLAGWRTRLADGSEATMSRGFHAFFRQYYNLRGLLRRTDPGLDRLRPLPDYPLRHSGGLTDSFARVPRTPPFSALGFVALSPTFGWRDLAAMNARAALPLLDVRVPEVYDRFDGMSATAFLERVRFPEAAHHLAFEVFSRSFFADPRELSAAELLLMFHIYFLGSSEGLLFDVPNEPFPRALWEPLGDYLRNLGTDVRTGTPVHGVLPCDGGGVEVRTDSAADRYHAAVLALDPGALRGVVAASPGLGTPAWRDDIAALATAPAFLVSRLWLDRPVRADRPGFLGTNGYDGLDNISVLDRYEGEAARWAARTGGSVVELHAYAVPDGTAREAMQNRLAESLRRVYPETRHARVVDARHEWRSDCPFFPVGSHSRRPTVVTPHPRVTLAGDAIRCGLPVALMERAATTGFLAAGALLDAWGVRGQVLWTVPRAGRTPVLRALGATGRR; encoded by the coding sequence ATGATGCCCGCGCCCGGCCGGGACCGTTTCGACCCTGCGGACGCGCCGGGCGTCGCCGTGGTCGGCGGAGGGATCGCCGGTCTCGCCGCGGCCACCCTGCTGGCCGAACGCGGCGCCCGCGTGACCCTCTACGAACGGGAGGAGTCGCTCGGCGGCCGGCTCGCGGGGTGGCGCACCCGTCTCGCCGACGGTTCCGAGGCGACGATGAGCCGCGGCTTCCACGCCTTCTTCCGCCAGTACTACAACCTGCGCGGCCTGCTGCGGCGTACCGATCCCGGCCTCGACCGTCTTCGGCCACTGCCGGACTACCCGCTGCGGCACAGCGGCGGGTTGACCGACAGCTTCGCCCGTGTCCCGCGGACGCCGCCGTTCAGCGCGCTCGGCTTCGTCGCCCTCAGCCCCACCTTCGGCTGGCGCGACCTCGCCGCGATGAACGCCAGGGCCGCGCTGCCCCTCCTGGACGTCCGCGTGCCCGAGGTCTACGACCGCTTCGACGGCATGAGCGCGACAGCCTTCCTGGAGCGTGTCCGCTTCCCCGAAGCCGCGCACCATCTGGCCTTCGAGGTGTTCTCGCGCAGCTTCTTCGCCGACCCGCGTGAACTGTCCGCCGCGGAACTGCTGCTGATGTTCCACATCTACTTCCTCGGCTCCTCGGAGGGCCTGCTCTTCGACGTGCCCAACGAGCCCTTCCCCCGGGCCCTGTGGGAGCCCCTCGGCGACTACCTCCGCAACCTCGGGACGGATGTCCGCACCGGCACACCCGTGCACGGCGTCCTCCCGTGCGACGGCGGGGGAGTGGAGGTGCGGACCGACAGCGCCGCCGACCGGTACCACGCGGCCGTGCTCGCACTCGACCCCGGGGCGCTGCGCGGGGTCGTCGCGGCGTCACCCGGCCTGGGCACCCCCGCCTGGCGCGACGACATCGCCGCCCTTGCCACCGCCCCCGCGTTCCTCGTCTCCCGGCTCTGGCTGGACCGGCCGGTCCGCGCAGACCGCCCAGGATTCCTCGGCACCAACGGCTACGACGGCCTCGACAACATCAGCGTCCTCGACCGCTACGAGGGCGAGGCCGCCCGCTGGGCCGCCCGGACCGGCGGCTCGGTGGTGGAACTGCACGCCTACGCCGTCCCCGACGGCACCGCACGGGAGGCGATGCAGAACCGCCTCGCCGAGAGTCTGCGCCGGGTCTACCCGGAGACACGGCACGCACGGGTCGTGGACGCCCGGCACGAGTGGCGCTCCGACTGTCCGTTCTTCCCGGTCGGCTCCCACTCCCGGCGGCCCACCGTGGTGACGCCCCATCCCCGGGTGACGCTGGCCGGTGACGCGATCCGCTGCGGTCTGCCCGTGGCCCTGATGGAGCGCGCCGCCACCACGGGCTTCCTGGCGGCGGGTGCCCTGCTCGACGCCTGGGGCGTCCGGGGGCAGGTGTTGTGGACGGTGCCCCGGGCGGGCCGTACCCCCGTACTGCGCGCACTCGGGGCGACCGGGAGACGCTGA
- a CDS encoding phytoene desaturase, with amino-acid sequence MRTVPGPTDHVVVVGAGLSGLACALHLLGAGRRVTVVERDAGPGGRAGRVRLGDYEVDTGPTVLTMPHLADEAFAAVGDSLARHVELTALHPAYRACFADGTSLDVHTDGEAMEAEVGRFAGPAEAAGYRDLRDWLERLYRAQMRRFIDTNFDSPFQLLHPDLARLAALGGFGRLDRRIARFLSDPRLRRVFSFQALYAGVAPARALAAYAVIAYMDTVAGVWFPKGGMHALPRGMADAAADAGAEFRWSAEVTSLERSAGRVRAVRLASGERIACDAVVLSCELSAAHRLLGRVPRRPVGLRHSPSAVVLHAGTDRTWPGLAHHTLSFGGAWERTFDELTRSGQLMSDPSLLITRPTTHDPSLAPPGKHLHYVLAPCPNTTVGPSAAAWRDLGPRYRESLVAELERRGLDGFANSVQEELLVTPLDWAAQGHAAGSPFSVSHTFAQTGPFRPRNLVRDADNVVLAGCGTTPGVGVPTVLISGKLAAARITGGVPRRSDRTRPAPREARVPVPSTVEDAHDPS; translated from the coding sequence GTGAGGACCGTACCGGGGCCGACGGACCATGTCGTCGTGGTGGGCGCGGGGTTGTCCGGCCTCGCCTGTGCGTTGCACCTGCTGGGTGCCGGCCGCCGGGTGACGGTCGTCGAGCGGGACGCCGGTCCGGGCGGCCGGGCCGGCCGGGTACGCCTCGGCGACTACGAGGTGGACACCGGGCCCACGGTCCTGACCATGCCGCACCTGGCCGACGAGGCTTTCGCGGCCGTCGGTGACAGCCTCGCCCGCCACGTCGAGCTGACGGCCCTGCACCCCGCCTACCGGGCGTGCTTCGCGGACGGCACCTCCCTCGACGTGCACACCGACGGCGAGGCGATGGAGGCGGAGGTCGGGCGGTTCGCCGGACCGGCCGAGGCGGCCGGCTACCGCGACCTGCGGGACTGGCTGGAGCGGCTGTACCGGGCGCAGATGCGACGCTTCATCGACACGAACTTCGACTCGCCCTTCCAGCTGCTCCACCCGGACCTGGCACGCCTGGCGGCCCTGGGCGGCTTCGGGCGGCTCGACCGGCGCATCGCCCGCTTCCTGTCCGACCCCCGCCTGCGCCGGGTCTTCTCCTTCCAGGCCCTGTACGCCGGAGTCGCCCCGGCCAGGGCCCTCGCGGCCTACGCGGTGATCGCCTACATGGACACCGTGGCCGGCGTCTGGTTCCCCAAGGGCGGTATGCACGCGCTGCCCCGCGGGATGGCGGACGCGGCGGCCGACGCGGGTGCCGAGTTCCGCTGGTCGGCCGAAGTGACCTCGCTGGAGCGCTCGGCCGGTCGGGTCCGTGCCGTACGGCTGGCCTCCGGCGAGCGGATCGCCTGTGACGCGGTGGTGCTCTCCTGCGAGCTGTCCGCCGCGCACCGGCTGCTGGGGCGCGTGCCTCGGCGCCCGGTGGGGCTGCGGCACTCACCGTCCGCCGTGGTCCTGCACGCGGGGACCGACCGCACCTGGCCCGGCCTCGCCCATCACACCCTGTCCTTCGGCGGGGCCTGGGAGCGCACGTTCGACGAGCTGACCCGCTCGGGGCAGTTGATGAGCGACCCGTCCCTGCTGATCACCCGGCCGACGACCCACGATCCCAGCCTGGCGCCGCCGGGCAAACACCTCCACTACGTGCTGGCCCCCTGCCCGAACACCACCGTCGGCCCCTCCGCCGCCGCGTGGCGCGACCTGGGGCCGCGCTACCGGGAGAGCCTGGTCGCCGAGTTGGAACGCCGGGGCCTGGACGGATTCGCGAACAGCGTCCAGGAGGAGCTGCTGGTCACCCCGCTGGACTGGGCGGCGCAGGGGCACGCGGCGGGCAGCCCCTTCTCCGTCTCCCACACCTTCGCCCAGACCGGCCCGTTCCGCCCGCGCAATCTGGTGCGCGACGCCGACAACGTCGTGCTGGCCGGCTGCGGCACAACCCCCGGTGTCGGCGTTCCGACCGTGCTCATCAGCGGCAAACTCGCGGCGGCGCGTATCACCGGGGGCGTCCCGCGCCGTTCCGACCGCACCCGCCCGGCGCCCCGCGAAGCACGTGTTCCCGTCCCCTCGACCGTGGAAGACGCCCATGACCCGTCGTGA
- a CDS encoding enoyl-CoA hydratase-related protein, whose translation MTENPAPEILTDLTDDGVMLLTLNRPERHNAWTLEMELLYNELFDRAEHDPRVRAVVLTGAGRSFCPGMDMSVLDAASSGARPWPTDQLPPRTRPMSFPKPVVAAVNGACAGIGFNQALMCDVRFAVPHAKFAAAFSARGLVAEDGVSWLLPRLVGYGNAADLLLSSRRITGTEALAMGLVNRLVEPAELLPTALAYATELARSASPYAMSLIKRQLADDQARTFTESQDHAAALLATAKRAPDYREGVRSFIERRPPEFAGLGEAPVPASALPGEASS comes from the coding sequence ATGACCGAGAACCCGGCCCCGGAGATCCTCACCGATCTCACCGACGACGGGGTCATGCTGCTGACCCTGAACCGGCCCGAGCGGCACAACGCCTGGACGCTGGAGATGGAGCTGCTCTACAACGAACTGTTCGACCGGGCGGAGCACGATCCACGGGTGCGAGCCGTAGTGCTCACCGGCGCCGGGCGCAGCTTCTGCCCGGGCATGGACATGAGTGTGCTCGACGCGGCCTCATCGGGTGCCCGCCCGTGGCCGACGGACCAACTGCCCCCGCGCACCCGGCCCATGTCCTTCCCGAAGCCCGTGGTGGCGGCCGTCAACGGAGCTTGCGCGGGCATCGGCTTCAACCAGGCGCTGATGTGCGACGTCCGGTTCGCCGTACCGCACGCCAAGTTCGCCGCCGCCTTCAGTGCCCGTGGGCTGGTGGCCGAGGACGGTGTGTCCTGGCTCCTGCCCCGGCTGGTCGGCTACGGCAACGCCGCCGACCTGCTGCTGTCCTCGCGCCGGATCACCGGGACGGAGGCCCTGGCGATGGGGCTGGTCAACCGCCTGGTCGAGCCGGCGGAGCTGCTCCCGACGGCGCTCGCGTACGCGACCGAACTGGCCCGATCGGCCAGCCCGTACGCGATGTCCCTCATCAAGCGGCAGCTCGCCGACGACCAGGCGAGGACCTTCACCGAGAGCCAGGACCACGCGGCCGCCCTGCTGGCCACGGCGAAGCGCGCCCCGGACTACCGCGAGGGCGTGCGCAGCTTCATCGAACGCAGACCCCCGGAGTTCGCGGGGCTGGGGGAGGCCCCGGTCCCGGCATCGGCGCTCCCGGGGGAGGCCTCCTCGTGA
- a CDS encoding amidohydrolase family protein: protein MAEQRKPIFDCDQHMYEERDSFTRYLPKEFLGAAVAPVTLPDGREVILAGDRIVVCLEPEFGQVYRPGSLKEMLKAMASGNPEETYQFEPMHESYQNRDARLRVMDEQGLDQTIIYPGGWALVAEEYVKGVEPLYANYHSFNRYMNEVWGFNHQGRIYAPALLSLRDLPSAVKELEFVLNQGARFILLPTGPVYGRSPGDPYFDPFWKLVNEAKASVCYHISEFYYNSQVAPSWGYDPNPIHFRMSAWQWQNTYGQRPVEETLSALIFDNLFGRFPDINVLVSEFGSEWVPHFVRHMDKSRGMGRNGPWIGGQLDERPSQVFRKHIRVVPYPEDDIVNVVKRLGYHESLVMGSDFPHAEGLANPGDFRKLIAELDESAQDDIMYNNAQQLITR from the coding sequence ATGGCCGAACAGCGCAAGCCCATCTTCGACTGCGACCAGCACATGTACGAGGAACGGGACTCCTTCACCCGCTACCTTCCGAAGGAGTTCCTCGGTGCGGCCGTCGCCCCGGTGACCCTGCCGGACGGGCGGGAGGTGATCCTCGCCGGGGACCGCATCGTCGTATGCCTGGAACCGGAGTTCGGGCAGGTCTACCGTCCCGGTTCGCTCAAGGAGATGCTCAAGGCGATGGCCTCGGGCAATCCCGAGGAGACGTACCAGTTCGAGCCGATGCACGAGTCGTACCAGAACCGCGACGCCCGGCTGCGCGTCATGGACGAGCAGGGGCTGGACCAGACGATCATCTACCCGGGCGGCTGGGCGCTGGTCGCCGAGGAGTACGTGAAGGGCGTGGAGCCGCTCTACGCGAACTACCACTCCTTCAACCGGTACATGAACGAGGTCTGGGGCTTCAACCACCAGGGCCGCATCTACGCCCCCGCGCTGCTGTCACTGCGCGATCTGCCCAGCGCCGTCAAGGAGCTGGAGTTCGTCCTGAACCAGGGCGCCCGCTTCATCCTGCTGCCCACCGGCCCGGTCTACGGCCGCTCGCCCGGCGACCCGTACTTCGACCCGTTCTGGAAGCTGGTCAACGAGGCCAAGGCGAGCGTCTGCTACCACATCAGCGAGTTCTACTACAACTCGCAGGTGGCGCCCTCCTGGGGCTACGACCCGAACCCCATCCACTTCCGGATGTCGGCCTGGCAGTGGCAGAACACCTACGGCCAGCGCCCCGTCGAGGAGACGCTGTCCGCGCTGATCTTCGACAACCTCTTCGGCCGTTTCCCCGACATCAACGTCCTGGTGTCCGAGTTCGGCTCCGAGTGGGTGCCGCACTTCGTGCGTCACATGGACAAGAGCCGGGGCATGGGCCGCAACGGCCCGTGGATCGGCGGGCAGTTGGACGAGCGCCCCAGCCAGGTCTTCCGCAAGCACATCCGCGTGGTGCCCTATCCGGAGGACGACATCGTGAACGTCGTCAAGCGCCTCGGCTACCACGAGTCCCTCGTCATGGGCTCCGACTTCCCGCACGCGGAGGGCCTGGCCAACCCCGGCGACTTCCGCAAGCTCATCGCCGAGCTCGACGAGTCCGCCCAGGACGACATCATGTACAACAACGCCCAGCAGCTGATCACCCGCTGA
- a CDS encoding DUF5914 domain-containing protein — protein sequence MSDRPEWAGWTPPLRRRRRRRSDWATQTPTWREARPALIADALKRASARRSGNWFVVGASRDVRAGGRPYGRTVGGVEVVLWRSDTGALHAGPGACPHLGAPLRDSRVVCGTLVCHWHGLALDGRSLAGWDPYPAHDDGVLVWVRLDAVGGEEPLERPVVPERPAAGSGVDAVFTAVGRCEPQDVVANRLDPWHGSWFHPYSFVDLTVARPPTSEDDTFVVDVSFRVTGRLVVPVRAEFTAPGPRTVVMRITEGEGATSVVETHATPLTREADERPRTAVVEAVVAASDRRGFALARAAAPLLRPLMRRTAGRLWHDDLAYAERRWALRSTGRFPG from the coding sequence ATGAGTGACCGACCGGAATGGGCCGGCTGGACACCTCCGTTGCGCCGGCGCCGGCGCCGGCGCTCGGACTGGGCGACGCAGACGCCCACCTGGCGGGAGGCACGCCCGGCGCTGATCGCCGACGCGCTCAAACGGGCGTCGGCCCGCCGGTCCGGAAACTGGTTCGTCGTCGGTGCCTCCCGGGACGTACGCGCCGGTGGCCGCCCCTACGGCAGGACGGTGGGCGGGGTCGAAGTGGTGCTGTGGCGGTCCGACACCGGTGCGCTGCACGCCGGCCCGGGAGCCTGCCCCCACCTCGGTGCGCCCCTGCGTGACAGCCGGGTGGTGTGCGGCACGCTGGTGTGCCACTGGCACGGACTGGCCCTGGACGGCCGGTCGTTGGCCGGCTGGGATCCCTATCCGGCCCACGACGACGGGGTCCTGGTGTGGGTCCGGCTGGACGCGGTCGGCGGCGAGGAGCCGTTGGAGCGTCCGGTGGTGCCGGAACGGCCGGCGGCGGGCAGCGGGGTCGACGCCGTGTTCACGGCCGTCGGGCGGTGCGAACCGCAGGACGTGGTCGCCAACCGGCTCGATCCGTGGCACGGCTCGTGGTTCCACCCGTACTCGTTCGTCGACCTGACCGTGGCCCGGCCGCCGACGAGCGAGGACGACACCTTCGTCGTCGACGTCTCCTTTCGTGTGACCGGTCGTCTGGTGGTGCCGGTCCGGGCGGAGTTCACGGCACCCGGACCGCGTACGGTCGTCATGCGTATCACCGAGGGTGAGGGGGCCACGTCCGTGGTGGAGACTCACGCCACCCCGCTGACCCGCGAGGCGGACGAGCGGCCGCGGACCGCTGTGGTCGAGGCGGTCGTCGCGGCCTCGGACCGGCGCGGTTTCGCCCTCGCGCGAGCGGCCGCGCCCTTACTGCGCCCGCTGATGAGGCGGACGGCCGGCCGGCTGTGGCACGACGACCTGGCGTACGCGGAACGACGCTGGGCGCTGCGCAGCACAGGACGGTTCCCGGGGTAG